The following are encoded together in the Tolypothrix sp. NIES-4075 genome:
- a CDS encoding DegT/DnrJ/EryC1/StrS family aminotransferase: MTKYKIIQIEPWIDNSELEQLKRVIESTYLTEYKLTEEFEEGIKLLTAAKYAIATSNGTTALYCGLKALGIGFGDEVIVPNLTFVASSNAIIMTGAIPIFCDIEKDNLGLDVIKAEALITEKTKAIMPVHLYGQSADMEKITEFATHYNLKVIEDAAQAIGVKFKGDHVGLHGDMSAISFYGNKTITCGEGGIILTNSDTIAQSCRRLKNHGRDHRGTFVHEHIGFNFSITEMQSAIGIAQLQKLPAIIQRKQEIYDNYADGLKDIPELEIMPIDPRCQPVHWFTSFYTDQRAELAEYLAENGIQTRRFFCPLHLQPCYQKQEWHNPDRDYPVSTQAYERGISLPSAYSLKPEQQDYVIENIRQFYGA, translated from the coding sequence ATGACAAAATACAAAATTATTCAAATTGAACCTTGGATTGACAATAGCGAACTTGAACAGCTGAAGCGTGTTATTGAATCTACATATTTAACGGAGTACAAACTAACCGAAGAATTTGAGGAAGGGATTAAACTCTTAACGGCGGCTAAATATGCGATCGCCACCTCTAATGGAACAACTGCACTATACTGTGGATTAAAAGCGTTAGGAATTGGTTTTGGTGATGAAGTTATTGTTCCAAATTTAACTTTTGTCGCTTCTTCTAATGCCATTATTATGACAGGAGCAATACCCATTTTTTGTGATATAGAAAAAGATAATTTAGGTTTAGATGTTATCAAAGCTGAAGCTTTAATTACAGAGAAAACTAAAGCAATTATGCCTGTCCATTTATATGGACAGAGTGCAGATATGGAAAAAATTACTGAGTTTGCTACTCATTATAATTTAAAAGTAATTGAAGATGCAGCTCAAGCTATTGGAGTGAAGTTTAAAGGAGATCATGTTGGGCTTCACGGGGATATGAGTGCCATTTCTTTTTATGGCAATAAAACTATTACTTGTGGTGAAGGGGGTATAATTTTAACCAATAGTGATACCATTGCTCAATCTTGTCGCCGCCTCAAAAATCATGGTCGAGATCATCGTGGAACTTTTGTGCATGAACATATTGGTTTTAATTTTTCAATTACAGAAATGCAATCAGCGATCGGCATTGCCCAATTGCAGAAATTACCTGCAATTATTCAACGCAAACAAGAGATTTATGATAATTATGCAGATGGGCTAAAAGATATTCCTGAATTAGAAATTATGCCTATAGATCCTCGTTGTCAACCAGTTCACTGGTTTACTTCGTTTTATACCGATCAACGGGCTGAATTAGCAGAATATTTAGCAGAAAATGGGATTCAAACTCGGCGATTTTTCTGTCCTTTACATCTACAACCTTGTTATCAAAAGCAAGAATGGCATAATCCCGATCGAGATTATCCTGTCAGCACCCAAGCTTATGAACGGGGGATTTCTTTACCTTCAGCTTATTCTTTAAAACCTGAACAACAAGATTATGTGATTGAAAATATTCGTCAATTTTATGGGGCATGA
- a CDS encoding ParM/StbA family protein: MTDIYLSVDVGGSQTKIIYQLAGSPKPNYLLMPPILEEISKTKLNNYMARLGWIGSPHPDQQLWVEWNSRVVVLGDFASSFDPQDRLGELKYENALWKVLGAIGLIVEMSKIKVSPKKTLKVELALLLPWNEYSDRKKFSEQLQKMLAGFQVRKMALKVSLERFLCRPEGGGLAAIRIKQQGIDWLRSQQLGVLMFGHRNTTALYFDRGQLKSGDSPLLGFSTMLDMVIEMTSGLDRERLAAAIFSARYAILDQLYDPTFPYTRRPNWVSSTFIKALASSKDPNLRDREIQDIDNAICVATTEYWDKLQRWMNRVLPSELDEVIIGGGAAYHVEPELETYFNCSPRIETKPNSSRYSYDSDKIRTSGYVRKENNKHFTPMIWGSGLTDTVQQTFKLEKKQFVLQCMSARLVDCFGLFDYLLSLEGS, encoded by the coding sequence ATGACCGACATCTATCTCAGCGTAGACGTGGGTGGGTCACAAACTAAGATTATTTACCAGCTAGCTGGCTCCCCAAAACCCAATTATTTATTGATGCCACCAATATTGGAGGAAATTAGCAAGACTAAACTCAATAATTATATGGCACGTCTGGGGTGGATTGGCAGCCCCCATCCCGACCAACAATTATGGGTGGAGTGGAATTCTCGTGTAGTTGTCCTGGGGGATTTCGCATCTTCTTTTGACCCACAAGACCGATTGGGTGAATTGAAATATGAAAATGCTTTATGGAAGGTATTGGGGGCAATTGGGTTAATTGTAGAAATGTCGAAAATCAAGGTGTCGCCCAAAAAGACTCTTAAGGTGGAGTTGGCGCTACTTCTCCCTTGGAATGAGTACTCAGATCGGAAAAAGTTCTCCGAACAGTTGCAGAAAATGTTGGCTGGTTTTCAGGTACGTAAAATGGCATTGAAAGTCAGCCTGGAACGCTTTTTATGCCGTCCGGAGGGTGGGGGATTAGCAGCTATTCGGATTAAGCAGCAAGGTATTGATTGGTTGCGTTCCCAACAGTTGGGTGTGCTGATGTTTGGTCATCGCAATACAACTGCGCTTTACTTCGACCGGGGACAGTTAAAGTCGGGAGATAGTCCGCTGTTGGGGTTTTCGACTATGCTGGATATGGTTATTGAGATGACGAGTGGGCTAGACCGAGAGCGTTTGGCAGCAGCTATATTTTCCGCACGTTATGCCATTCTCGATCAATTATATGACCCCACTTTTCCTTACACCCGCCGTCCCAACTGGGTTAGTTCGACATTTATTAAAGCTTTAGCTTCTTCTAAAGATCCAAACCTTCGAGATAGGGAAATTCAAGATATTGATAATGCGATATGTGTAGCGACTACTGAATATTGGGATAAGTTGCAGCGCTGGATGAATCGGGTTTTGCCAAGCGAGTTGGATGAGGTGATTATTGGTGGTGGTGCGGCTTATCACGTTGAGCCAGAACTGGAGACTTATTTTAATTGCTCACCCAGAATAGAGACTAAGCCTAATTCAAGTAGATATAGTTACGATAGCGATAAAATTAGAACTTCGGGATATGTTCGTAAAGAGAACAACAAACACTTCACGCCGATGATTTGGGGTAGTGGTTTGACTGACACGGTTCAACAAACTTTCAAGCTGGAAAAAAAGCAGTTTGTTCTACAGTGTATGTCGGCTCGTCTTGTGGACTGCTTTGGGTTATTTGATTATTTGCTTTCGCTGGAGGGGTCCTAA
- a CDS encoding alpha-amylase family glycosyl hydrolase: MALMTHSPWWKSAVIYQTYLRSFQDSNGDGIGDIRGIIQRLDYLEWLGIDAIWVTPFYPSPMADFGYDVSDHTNIDPIFGTFSDIDSLIGYLHDRNLKILIDFVAAHTSDRNQWFIESRSSRSHPKRDWYIWKDPSANGEPPNNWLGRFDGLSAWEWDSKTEQYYLHSFLKEQPDINWRSPGARQAMLDVLHFWLQRGVDGIRVDAAYRAYKDLQFRDNPVNPDWHPGMEPSDRLFEVFSKNIPEIHDFNRMLRTLVDQYGDTYGTPNGDRLLIAELYKSLEEIVKHYGVNDEFHLPLNSELMSSDFQWSAESVREVVDRYERLLPEGAWPNWSLGNHDKHRVASRIGTSQAKIAMMLLLTLRGTPTIYYGDELGMEDAWIPSEHIQDPWEKKSPGIGVGRDPERTPMLWDNSANAGFCSELVQPWLPITHNYKNINVQAQKQDSRSFLSLTRALLHLRRRQTALQLGDYISLYSPPELFCYRRFNETSDIVVALNFSSQYQEWVLPVEFRNQSKVLLSTFMDRQGGHLGNTLELRGNEGLIVERNHQS, translated from the coding sequence ATGGCTTTAATGACTCATTCTCCTTGGTGGAAGTCTGCTGTTATTTATCAGACTTATCTACGCAGCTTTCAGGACTCAAATGGGGATGGCATCGGTGATATCCGTGGCATTATCCAACGACTAGATTATTTAGAATGGCTGGGCATAGATGCCATCTGGGTGACACCATTTTATCCCTCGCCAATGGCTGATTTTGGTTATGATGTGAGCGACCATACAAATATTGACCCTATCTTTGGCACCTTTTCAGATATAGATAGCTTGATAGGATATTTGCACGATCGCAATCTCAAGATATTGATTGACTTTGTTGCTGCTCATACTTCCGATCGGAATCAGTGGTTTATTGAATCTCGCAGTTCGCGTTCTCATCCCAAACGAGACTGGTACATCTGGAAAGATCCAAGTGCAAATGGTGAACCTCCTAATAATTGGCTCGGACGTTTTGATGGGCTTTCTGCATGGGAATGGGATAGCAAAACAGAGCAATACTATCTACACTCGTTTCTTAAGGAGCAACCAGATATCAATTGGCGTAGCCCTGGTGCTAGACAGGCGATGTTGGATGTACTACATTTTTGGTTACAGCGAGGTGTGGATGGAATTCGCGTTGATGCCGCCTATCGAGCCTACAAAGATTTGCAATTTCGAGATAATCCAGTGAATCCCGACTGGCATCCAGGTATGGAACCATCGGATCGCCTGTTTGAAGTCTTTAGTAAGAATATACCGGAAATTCACGATTTCAATCGGATGCTGCGGACGCTTGTAGATCAATATGGCGATACCTACGGCACGCCTAACGGCGATCGCCTTTTGATTGCTGAACTATACAAATCACTAGAAGAAATTGTTAAGCACTATGGAGTAAATGACGAATTTCATTTACCACTCAATTCAGAATTGATGTCATCTGATTTTCAATGGAGTGCAGAGTCCGTCCGAGAAGTTGTTGACCGTTACGAGAGACTGCTACCTGAAGGTGCATGGCCCAATTGGTCATTGGGTAATCATGACAAGCATCGCGTCGCCAGCAGAATTGGTACTTCTCAAGCCAAAATCGCTATGATGCTATTGCTCACCCTTCGTGGTACACCAACGATCTACTACGGAGATGAATTAGGAATGGAGGATGCCTGGATTCCTTCTGAGCATATTCAAGATCCTTGGGAAAAAAAATCTCCTGGTATAGGAGTTGGACGCGATCCTGAGCGCACACCAATGCTCTGGGATAACTCTGCTAATGCGGGCTTCTGTTCGGAATTAGTCCAGCCCTGGTTACCTATCACTCATAACTACAAAAATATCAATGTCCAAGCACAAAAACAGGACTCCCGCTCATTTCTCTCACTAACCCGCGCACTGTTGCACTTGCGTCGGCGACAAACAGCACTACAGCTTGGTGACTACATTTCTTTATACTCACCACCAGAGCTTTTCTGCTATCGTCGCTTTAACGAGACTTCAGACATTGTTGTGGCATTGAACTTCAGTTCACAATACCAGGAATGGGTATTACCAGTGGAGTTTCGTAACCAGTCAAAAGTTCTTCTCTCCACATTTATGGATCGCCAGGGAGGACACCTGGGCAACACCCTTGAGCTACGAGGAAATGAAGGTCTGATTGTCGAGCGTAATCATCAATCGTAA
- a CDS encoding DUF1349 domain-containing protein: MNLDFTTAKWVNQPKKFEITPQFVKITTEPNTDIWQRSYYGFRHDNVPALLIESDNNFTSFTVRVTFKYYARFDQCGLIIYRDSEHWFKASIEYENKDFSRLGSVVTNYGYSDWSTTDIATTTVMWYRLCRRGPDFIIESSEDGIYFKQMRIFHLHVLGETSPKMGKLNPPIQSEFPIDYGLYACSPMNSSFEAIFDNFRFNDYKWMAHNAE; encoded by the coding sequence ATGAACCTTGATTTCACAACTGCTAAGTGGGTTAACCAACCTAAAAAATTTGAAATCACTCCTCAGTTTGTGAAAATCACGACTGAACCAAATACAGATATTTGGCAACGAAGTTACTACGGTTTCAGGCATGATAATGTACCCGCTCTTTTAATTGAAAGTGACAACAACTTTACATCATTTACAGTAAGAGTGACATTTAAATATTATGCTAGGTTTGATCAATGTGGCTTAATTATTTATAGAGATAGTGAACACTGGTTTAAAGCATCTATTGAATATGAGAACAAAGATTTTTCACGTTTGGGAAGTGTTGTTACAAATTACGGCTATTCTGATTGGTCAACCACAGATATAGCTACTACAACTGTGATGTGGTATCGTCTTTGTCGCCGTGGGCCAGATTTTATAATCGAGTCTTCAGAAGATGGAATTTATTTCAAGCAAATGAGAATTTTTCATCTTCACGTTTTAGGTGAAACATCACCTAAAATGGGCAAACTTAATCCTCCAATTCAGTCAGAATTTCCTATAGACTATGGTTTGTATGCCTGTAGCCCGATGAATTCATCCTTTGAAGCTATATTTGACAACTTTAGATTTAATGACTATAAATGGATGGCGCATAATGCCGAATGA
- the mobV gene encoding MobV family relaxase — protein sequence MPYAIARTKKLKRSNLAGSEAHTARTRSTPNADSEIQNIRLIGSDDPNEKLEDLVLTKIGQYEQKRKIRTDAVYCVEILLTASPQYYRPDDPTRAGYYHSDKLKQWVDANVEWLRSAYSDRIVRAELHLDEATPHLHAYFVPLDEKGQLRCNHFFDGRQKMQAFQDSYHTAMQDLGLERGIKGSKAQHQDIKDFYRIVEEGKDLESVKLSPQQIQAKAADRDRAVKRKSEMELTAKYLVKENEALTATRQQLEAENQQLRSELSQQADQLRDLPLDSVAWQLGLTKTKGDNKWRGENHIINIDSPKWYDFHPSQDFGGGGAIDLVMHVNQCNFKEAIAWLHDRFGESDMLRAVTHHARNEAQEIAFAEPAPQFVPPAEDESNWQAVHDYLTQKRGLPENLVVGLKERGLIYADSNQNAVFLMRSLDGETVGAELRGTFGENNTFMGYARGTKRTDGWFYVGSGGQPDDEIHTCVLCKSPIDALSKAVLSLEENKGMPQEKTMYLAVDSPHSLPLEFLKRLPKVIAAFGNDDAGNSMARTIKELLPQCAITLPQAKDWNEQLRYNQTFPEKQRQSKSLHRGLEL from the coding sequence ATGCCCTACGCGATCGCCCGCACTAAAAAACTCAAACGTAGCAATCTTGCTGGCAGTGAGGCACATACTGCCCGAACACGGTCAACACCCAATGCGGATTCAGAGATTCAAAACATCAGGCTTATTGGCAGCGATGACCCAAATGAAAAACTTGAAGATTTGGTGCTGACGAAAATTGGGCAATATGAACAAAAGCGCAAAATTCGCACAGATGCTGTTTACTGTGTCGAGATTCTTCTGACGGCATCTCCCCAGTACTATCGTCCAGATGACCCAACCCGCGCTGGGTATTATCACTCAGACAAACTTAAACAATGGGTTGATGCCAACGTAGAATGGTTACGCTCTGCTTACAGCGATCGCATCGTCCGCGCCGAACTGCACCTAGACGAAGCAACGCCACATTTACATGCATACTTCGTCCCACTTGATGAAAAAGGACAACTCCGGTGCAATCACTTTTTCGACGGTCGTCAGAAGATGCAAGCTTTTCAAGATAGCTACCACACCGCGATGCAAGACCTGGGGTTAGAAAGAGGCATCAAGGGGAGTAAGGCGCAACACCAGGATATTAAGGATTTTTACCGCATAGTCGAAGAGGGAAAAGACCTGGAATCGGTGAAACTCTCCCCACAACAAATTCAAGCTAAGGCTGCCGATCGTGACCGGGCAGTTAAACGTAAATCCGAGATGGAATTGACAGCCAAATATCTGGTTAAAGAAAACGAAGCACTCACTGCAACTAGACAGCAACTAGAAGCCGAAAATCAACAGTTGCGTTCAGAGCTATCGCAACAAGCTGACCAACTGCGCGACCTCCCGCTCGACTCGGTGGCTTGGCAGTTGGGACTGACCAAAACCAAGGGAGATAATAAGTGGAGAGGAGAAAACCACATCATTAATATAGATAGTCCCAAGTGGTACGACTTTCACCCGTCTCAGGATTTTGGTGGCGGGGGGGCTATCGACCTTGTGATGCATGTAAACCAGTGCAATTTCAAGGAAGCGATCGCCTGGTTGCATGACAGATTTGGAGAATCAGATATGCTCCGAGCAGTCACCCACCACGCTCGTAATGAAGCCCAGGAGATAGCTTTTGCTGAACCCGCACCCCAGTTTGTGCCACCAGCAGAGGATGAATCGAACTGGCAAGCGGTACACGACTATTTGACCCAAAAACGGGGACTGCCTGAAAACTTGGTAGTTGGTCTTAAAGAGCGGGGATTAATTTATGCTGACTCCAACCAAAATGCCGTGTTCTTAATGCGGTCACTAGATGGTGAGACTGTAGGCGCCGAACTGCGGGGTACATTTGGCGAAAACAATACATTCATGGGTTATGCCAGAGGAACCAAACGTACCGATGGGTGGTTTTATGTAGGCTCAGGTGGACAACCAGATGATGAAATCCACACATGTGTGCTGTGCAAGTCCCCCATCGATGCTTTATCAAAAGCAGTGTTGTCACTCGAAGAAAACAAGGGAATGCCCCAGGAAAAGACAATGTATCTAGCAGTTGATAGCCCTCATAGCTTGCCCCTAGAATTCCTCAAGCGCTTACCCAAAGTAATAGCTGCTTTTGGCAACGATGACGCTGGCAACAGTATGGCACGAACCATTAAGGAACTGTTGCCACAGTGCGCTATAACGCTACCACAAGCCAAAGATTGGAATGAACAACTGCGCTATAACCAAACATTTCCGGAAAAACAGCGGCAGTCCAAATCATTGCATCGGGGATTAGAACTCTAG
- a CDS encoding glycosyltransferase family 4 protein — MIAQHKIKVTCIFTHPIRWVPFELVAKYIDKSKFDVDYVILNEGDPMIACLKELNIRHTVTSYPDYSNTPEMVKFIYEHLIENQTDIVHTHWFAGSLVGMQAAYYAQVPVRIFTREHPSIKYYTRHAASKHRLIWECATNVIAVTNKSKQGMIEDGIPENMITLIPTGFNVSEYQNVETSRIEQLRAKYLGNHQGPVIGVAARYVRWKGVEYIIEAHKKVLEAYPNAMLVLSGTTTDRTNLDDKIRNARKEDIVAPQYDDVIHITEKLSELPSHSYIEIPFEPDLFALFKLFDVFVHAPIDSIQETFGQVYVDAMLSRVPSVITLAGSAWDHAVDKENAWVVDYKNSDQIAEGVLALLRDTRLREKIIHNAFLCGQQYDINNHIQRLEEFYVYQLQKRRK; from the coding sequence ATGATAGCACAGCACAAAATTAAAGTTACCTGTATCTTTACGCATCCCATTCGTTGGGTTCCCTTTGAATTGGTTGCCAAATATATTGATAAGAGTAAATTTGACGTTGATTATGTCATCCTCAATGAAGGCGATCCGATGATCGCTTGTTTAAAGGAGCTTAATATCCGTCATACTGTTACCTCGTATCCGGATTACAGCAATACCCCAGAAATGGTCAAATTTATCTATGAACACTTGATTGAAAATCAGACTGATATTGTTCATACTCATTGGTTTGCTGGCAGTTTGGTAGGAATGCAAGCCGCTTATTATGCCCAGGTTCCAGTGCGAATCTTCACCAGGGAACACCCTTCAATTAAATACTATACACGCCATGCTGCTAGTAAACATCGTTTAATTTGGGAATGTGCCACCAATGTTATTGCTGTCACGAATAAAAGCAAACAAGGCATGATCGAAGATGGCATACCGGAGAATATGATTACACTCATACCCACGGGATTTAATGTTAGTGAATATCAGAATGTAGAGACTTCACGCATTGAGCAATTACGAGCTAAATATTTAGGAAATCACCAAGGTCCCGTGATTGGAGTGGCGGCGAGATATGTCAGATGGAAAGGTGTTGAATACATCATTGAAGCCCATAAAAAGGTTCTAGAAGCTTATCCTAACGCCATGTTAGTCCTTTCAGGAACAACGACAGATCGTACTAACCTGGACGACAAGATTCGTAATGCACGCAAAGAAGATATCGTTGCCCCGCAATACGACGACGTTATCCACATTACAGAAAAGTTGTCGGAATTACCGAGTCATAGTTATATTGAAATTCCCTTTGAACCCGATCTTTTTGCCCTGTTCAAATTATTTGATGTTTTTGTCCATGCGCCTATTGATTCTATCCAAGAGACGTTTGGGCAAGTCTATGTAGATGCTATGCTTTCAAGAGTGCCATCGGTGATTACCCTTGCCGGTAGTGCTTGGGATCATGCGGTGGATAAAGAAAATGCCTGGGTTGTTGATTACAAGAATAGCGATCAAATTGCTGAAGGAGTATTAGCACTGTTAAGGGATACGCGCCTACGAGAAAAAATCATTCACAATGCTTTTCTTTGTGGTCAACAATACGACATCAATAATCATATACAACGACTTGAGGAGTTTTATGTTTATCAACTGCAAAAGAGAAGGAAGTAG
- a CDS encoding TylF/MycF/NovP-related O-methyltransferase: protein MKDQITPDMGKDPVFMNLFQQVSPYTMTSVEALFGLYTSVNYVLDRQIPGDIVECGVWRGGSALLAALIMKARNVSDRKLYLYDTFQGMPTPTEFDVDKYGRTGFEMMEQYGDDIGWCYASLEDVQAAFSVHNFDFEIHFVQGDVLETLQTTKPETISVLRLDTDWYESTVAEFQLLYPRLSTGGVLIIDDYGCWAGSRKATDDYFREVPGPILIRLDKEVRLGIKI from the coding sequence ATGAAAGATCAGATCACGCCAGATATGGGCAAAGATCCGGTTTTCATGAATTTATTTCAGCAGGTAAGTCCTTATACAATGACCAGCGTAGAGGCACTATTTGGGCTTTATACATCGGTGAACTATGTCCTCGATCGCCAGATACCTGGTGACATTGTAGAGTGCGGAGTTTGGAGAGGCGGAAGCGCTTTACTTGCAGCCTTGATTATGAAAGCGCGAAACGTTAGCGATCGCAAGCTCTATCTGTATGATACATTTCAGGGTATGCCAACCCCCACTGAATTTGATGTGGACAAATATGGACGTACCGGTTTTGAAATGATGGAGCAATATGGGGACGATATTGGTTGGTGTTACGCTTCATTGGAAGATGTTCAAGCAGCTTTCTCCGTCCATAATTTTGATTTTGAGATTCATTTTGTTCAAGGAGACGTTCTTGAGACGTTACAAACGACTAAGCCAGAAACCATCTCTGTTCTGCGTTTAGATACCGATTGGTATGAATCCACAGTTGCCGAGTTTCAGCTTCTCTACCCTCGACTCTCGACAGGAGGAGTGCTGATAATTGATGACTATGGCTGTTGGGCTGGATCGCGCAAAGCTACGGATGACTATTTCCGTGAGGTTCCAGGGCCAATCTTAATCCGTCTTGATAAGGAAGTGCGGCTTGGGATTAAGATTTAG
- a CDS encoding polysaccharide biosynthesis C-terminal domain-containing protein: MNRADQRGLFLGLVNQGVWQEVNFVKTQAGQIRGGHFHTRTNEVIFLVRGRAEVELQACDRSQQKQVFILNAGEGVQIKPYILHTLRYLEDSEQIALLDVPFDPADPDLHTLTPGN; encoded by the coding sequence ATGAATCGAGCGGATCAAAGAGGTTTATTTCTAGGTCTAGTGAATCAAGGAGTCTGGCAGGAAGTCAATTTTGTCAAAACTCAAGCAGGTCAAATTCGCGGTGGGCATTTCCATACTAGAACCAATGAAGTTATTTTTCTAGTGCGTGGTAGAGCAGAGGTAGAACTGCAAGCTTGCGATCGTTCTCAACAAAAGCAGGTGTTTATTTTGAACGCAGGAGAAGGAGTGCAGATTAAGCCTTATATACTTCACACCTTGCGTTACCTAGAAGACAGTGAACAAATTGCGCTCCTGGATGTTCCTTTTGATCCTGCCGATCCGGATCTGCATACTCTGACACCAGGTAATTGA